GTTGGCCTCCTCGAGGGTCTTCTGGATGCGCTGGACGTGGCTGGCCTGCTCGCGGACCAGTTGCTTGCGGGTGCGCAGCAGGTCGCGCATCGCCTGGGTCTGAGCCTCGGGCACGAAGCTGGCGCGGATCAGGCCGTGGGCGAGCAGGTCGGAGAGCCAGACCGCGTCGGCGACGTCGGTCTTGCGGCCGGGCACGTTCTTGACATGGGCGGCATTGGCCAGGATCAGGGTGCGGCTGTCGGCGTCGAGGACCTGCCAGACCGGGCGCCAGTAGATGCCGGTCGCCTCCATGGCGACATGGGTGCAGGCGTGCTCGTCGAGCCAGGCGGAGAGGTCGAGCAGAGCGGGCGTGGTGGTGGCAAACGTACGCACCTCACGCTGAACCTCGCTGCTCTCGGCCAGACGGATGGCTGCGACGACGGTGTCCTTGTGAACATCGAGGGCGGCGCAGCGGGGGTAGAGGACCTTCATCACGATCTCCTTGCCGTCAGGCCGCCGGCGCAGGCTCCCGTGAGATCAAATCTAAATGACGCGCTCCGGGGCTGGCCCGAGGACCGGCCCGTGACGCAAGCGAGGGGACTGAAGAGGAGCCCGGATCCAACTGATACGCGGGGTCTGGCACACCAAAGACGAACCGATCTCTCCGCCGACGGCAAGTCCACTCTGCCATATGTTTCATCCGCAAGGGACCGCGAAGCCGGTGACGAACTGATACGAAATCCGGAAGAACACTTCTGGATTTCGTATCACCAGCCCGCGCGGCGCGTGAGCGAAGCCGATTTCCGCATCGCGAAGCGATCAGTCGGAAATCGTATGATGCGGTTTTCGGACGATCCGTTCGGAAACCGTATCGGCAAGCCCGCGCGGTGGAGTCGGTGGCTCCACACGCTTGAGCGATGCGGAACCCGTACGACAAGGTACGCGATCGCGTACTGCCGGGTCTCGGTGCCGGATGCTGAAATGGTGTTGCCATTTCAGGAAAGTCGCCATGATCTCCATCGTCACCGCCGCCAATATCCGCAGCTTTGCATCCGAGATGGAGCAGGCCTATCGCCTGAGACATCAGGTCTTCGTCACCGAGATGGGATGGAAGGACATCGAGAGGCCGGATGGACGGGAAATCGACCAGTTCGACGACCAGCATGCCGTGCACATGCTGGCGACGGACCGGGGCGAGGTGCTGGGCTACCAGCGGATGCTGCCGACGACCCGGCCGTACCTGCTGACGGAGGTGCTGCCGCAACTCTGTGACGGGCCGGCACCGCGGGGCCCGCACATCTGGGAATGGACGCGCTACTGCGTCAAGCAGGGGCATCGCGACCGCGGCCGGATGCTGAGCCCGATCGGCAGCGCGTTGCTGACGGGAATCGTGGAATGGGGGCTCGCCAGCGGGGTCGATCAGATCGTCATCGAGATGAACCCGTTGTGGCTCCTCCGGCTGGTACAACTGCATTTCCGGGTCACGCCCCTCGGCATTCCCCAGATCGTCGGCACCCAGGAAACCGTCGCGGTGACCGCCGCCTTCGACGAGCGGACGCTGGAGCGCCTGCGGACCGTGCGCGGCAGCGAGGCTCCGGTGATCCGGGACGACGTCCTCACGGACCGGCGGCTCTTCGGCTAGAGCATTTTCCGACGAAGTGGATGCCGGTTCGTCGCAGAAAACGCGAAAAAACAAAGACTTGGAGAGCTTCGCGATTGCAGCGCGATCGTGAAGCGCTCTAAACAGGCTTCGCAAAAGTGGCCGCCGCTTTTGCGATAAAAGCCCGCGACAAAACAGGAATCCAGCCCTGTTTGGAGCACTTTTCGACGACGTGGGCGCCGGTTCGTCGCGGACGAAGCGGCAGAACCGGAGACCGATCGCAGCATGATCGGGCGATGACCAGGGTCGATGGATCACGTCACGCCGTCAGGGGGATGTCGTTCGCGACATTCCCCCGATGGCGCTTGCCCCCGATGGCGCTCGCCCCCGATGGCGCTTGCCTGAACGCGCTCACCCTTCGGGTCCATCCCGCTCCGCCTCCGCGCCCTGCGCCGCGAGGGAGAGGATCAGCCGCGCCACCCGCATCCGGACCTCGGGCGGCGTGATCCGCCGGAAGGCTGCCAGGATCGCCTGCTCGTCCGGCAGCGGCGCATCGTCCTGCGCGGCCTCCAGCCCGACCCGGCCGATTTCCGTTGGAATGAAGATCGAATCGATCGGGCATCGCAGGATCGAGCAGATCTTCCAGAGCAATCCTGCGCTGATATGGTCCTGACCAAGCTCGTATTTCATGATCTGGTGATCCGATACGCCGACAAGGTCGCCGAGTTTCAGTCGATATATTCCGCGATCCAGTCGGAAGGCGCGAATTTTTCTTCCTATTGCGCGTTTCGTTGCGAGGTCGTCGAAAAATATGTTGTCGCCGCTCGATTTTCCATTCCCCGCACGAATATGCTAATATCTCTCGGTCGACAAAATATGGCGCAACCAAAGCTCATATCATATTCCGCAGCAGACGATAATCAAGGCGCCGGGAGTCATGACCAATTTCACCCAGATCAGTTTTGACCTGCTTTCGGCAATAAAACAAAGTTCCGACGCGGATCAGGTTTGCGCGATACTTGAGCATGCTTCGCACATTTTTGGATACGAGACGTTCGTCGTCGCCGGGGCGCCACTGAAATCTCAGGACAACCTGCAGGACCGGCTGACGCTCGGGCGGCTGCCGGCACGATGGTCCGAGCGCTACGGGGAATGCGGCTACATCCACCACGATCCCGTCGTCGCGCATGCGCGGCGGATGAACGGGCTGTTCCGGTGGTCGGACGCGCCCGTCGGCCGCGACGAGCGCCTGGCCCGGACCATCATGGGGGAGGCCTCCGAGATCGGATTGCGGGACGGATACTGCATTCCGATCCAGGACCTGACGTGTACGCGGATCGTGTCGTTCGGCGGTGCGCATCTCGACCTGCCGGACCAGGCCTTGTCCGGGCTGCACATGCTGGCCATCTACGCCGACCTCGCCGTCCGTGATCTCGCCGTCCGGGTGCCGGCCGCGACGCGGCAGCGCGCGCTCGCCCCGGGATCGCCGCGCTGCTCGCCGCGCGAGATCGAGTGCATCAAGTGGGCCGCCGCCGGCAAGACCGGCTGGGAGACCTCCGAGATCCTGTCGCTGTCGCACCGCACCGTCGAGAGCTACCTGAACACGGCGGCGCAGAAGCTGGGAGCGACCAACCGCGCCCATCTCGTGGCGCAGGCCCTGCGCCACGGAATCATCGATTGACGGGGATCGTCGGCTGAGCCGGCGATCGTAGAATCACGGGGTATCGCAACCGCCGACGAATGCCGTACCCCGCTCCGCGGAGGAGGGGCGGCGGCGGTCACGGTCGTCGACGCGGACAACAACCGTCGGAGCACCCCCTCCCGCATGCCCTGTGCCGGTTTCGGCATCGCGTCTTCGTCGAGACCACGGGGTGGCGAGATCATGATGTCGGAAGCATGCCGCAGGCCGGTTGGACGAGCGCGTGCCTCCTCCAGCCCGTTCGGGCAGGCCGCATTGCCGACGAGATCGCGCGCGCTTCTCACGATGGAGTTCGCGGCGGACAATCTATCTTGCGTTCCTCCAAGGGAGATGGGACGGCCGAGCCATGACACGCAGAACGCTTGATACCACGCTCGCATTTCTTCGCGCGCTTGATCGAGCCGCCAGCCCGCAAGATGTCGGGACTCTCCTGCGTCAGGAGCTCTCCGAATACGGAGTCGAGCACATGCTGGCCGGCATGATCCCCAGTCCAGGCGCTTCCGCCGGGCGCCAGTATGGGCACGTCCTTCTCGACGGCATGCCGCCGGCCTGGATCAAGCGATACGCTGCCAAAGGTTATATTTACCGCGACGCGACAGTACGCCGGCTCTGCTTCGATCAGGAGCCGTTCACCTGGTCGTCGGCCGTGGAGCGGTATGCCGATGATCCGATGGCGGTGCGGATCATGCACGAGGCCGCCGACCATGGCGCACGCGCGGGCCTGACCATCCCGCTGCTCACCCTTGATGCCAGCCTCGCGGCATGCAGCGTCTCCGGACGCCACTTCGACGTGCCTCCCGACAAGGTCGGCACCGTGCAACTCATCGCCACCTACGCGGCCGCGCGCCTGATGCTGCTGCGCGGGTCGGAATCGGTCGAGGTTCGGTTGACCGATCGCGAGCGCGAGGTGCTGCAATGGGCGGCAGACGGAAAGACGGCCTGGGAGACGGGTGAGATATTGGCAGTCTCGTCGAAGACGGTGGAGCATCACCTGTCGACATCGCGCCAGAAGCTCCGTGCGCTGAACGGCGTTCAAGCCGTCGCCAACGCGCTTCGGCAGGGACTCATTCATTAGGGGATTTCCCAATACACGGCCGTTGCGCAAAATGAATATTTCCCCAGTGTCGCTGGGGAAATGCCAATGATCCATGCCGTGGATGCTGCGAACATTCATCAATACAGATGCGAAATGGAGGCCGTGTGGCGGCTCAGACATCAAGTATTTGTCGAGGAAATGGGCTGGAGATATCTTGATCGTCCCGACGGGCGCGAGATCGACCAATTCGATACGCCTGCCGCCGTCCATCTCTTGGCGATCGATGACGGCCAAGTGATCGGATACAGCCGTTTGGTGCCGACCATTGGTCCGCATTTGTTGTCGGAAGTGTTTCCGCACGTCTGCGAGGAGATTCCACGAGGGCCTCACGTCTGGGAGTGGACCCGGCAGGCCGTCGCTCCATCCCATCGCGCCCGCGGCACGTCCCGCCTGGTCACGATGCGGCTGTTGGCCGGCATCGTCGAATGGGGGATGGCGAATGGCGTATCGAGCGTGACGACGCTGATGCCGATGTCGTATCTGGGACCCTTTCTCGACGCGCATTTCCGCGTCGTTCCGCTCGGCTTGCCGACCGAGATCGATGGGAAGCGCACGCTGGCGGGGCAGGCCCATTTCGACGCCCGCACCATCCGCCGGCTCGGCGAGATGCGGGGCGATCCGACACCCGTGCTCGTCCACCGTCCCGCACCGGCTCTGGTGGCGTGAAGGATTTCAACCGGCCATGACCCAGCGCCCCCTCCCGTCCGTCGACGACGTCGCCGCGATGCTGCCCGGGCTCGTCCGGGCCCTCGGGCTCATCGTCGATCAGACGGAACCCCTCGTCGAGCTTTCCCGCCGGGCGACCAACCTGCCCGAAGAGACGGCGGACAGGATGTCCGACATCGGCCACGCGTTGACGGAGCAGGCCCACCTCCTGATGCGCGAGGCGGCCGAGCGCCGGCAGTCCGGGCCGGGCCGCATCGCCCTCAAGGCTGCCTCCGGTGTGGAGACGGGCGAGACGTCCGGCGGCTAAGCGGATTTCGCAAAAGTCGCCACCGGTTTTGCGGAAAAAATCTGCGACAAAACAAGGATCTAAGCGGACGAAGCGTTGGTCTGCCGACGCAAGGCTGCTTAGGCCGGTCGCCCGGCTCGGCGGACCCGAGTTTTGTGCCTTGACGAGACGCGCGCAAACGCGGTTTATGTCGCCCCGGATGTCCGCGATTTGCCAGCCATGGCAGATATTTGCGCCGTCCAGCCGGTGTAGCACAGCGGTAGTGCAGCGGTTTTGTAAACCGAAGGTCGGGGGTTCGATCCCCTCCGCCGGCACCATTCATCCCGGACAAGGCCGCTCGGGCGGCGCCCCATCGGTCGAGGCGCGATGATGCCGTCCTTCCGCATCCGCCAGCTCCTGATCGCGGTGCCCCTCCTGCTCGCGGCGTCGGTCGGCCGACCCGAGGCCGCCGACGGTGCGGGCCGGCACCACAGGCCCGTCGCGGTCCTCGCCGACCGGAGCCTTGCGGTGGCGCCGGGCGCGCGTCTGCCGCTCTTCGCCTCCGCCGACCTGGAGGGGCGCCACCCGGAGGTGACCCGGGCGGTGATCGTGCTCCATGGCCGCCTGCGCGACGCCGCGACCTATTTCGAGACCGGCCTGTCCGCCCGGGAGGCCGCCGGCCCGGCGGGCGAGGGCACGCTGATCGTGGCGCCGCAATTCCTCAGCCGCACCGACTGGGAGGCCTACGACCTGCCGCAGGACGTGCTGCGCTGGACGCGCGAGGGCTGGGAGGGCGGGGACGACGCGCTCGGGCCCAATCTTCCCGGATCTCATCTTCCCGGTTCCAAGCCCCTCAGTTCCTTCGATGCCCTCGACGCGATCCTGGCCCGCCTCGGCGACCGGACCCGCTTCCCGAACCTGTCGCGCATCGTCGTCGCCGGGCATTCCGGCGGCGGGCAGGTGGCGCAGCGCTACGCCGTCCTGTCCCGGGCCGGCGACGCCCTGGCGCGGCAGGGCGTGCGCGTGAGCTATATCGTCGCCAATCCGAGCAGCTATGCCTATTTCACCCCCGAGCGGCCGGGCCCGACCGCCGGTTGCCCCGGCTACGACCGCTGGAAATACGGCGTGCAGGATCTGCCGCGCTACGCCGCCGGGGCCGACCCCGGGGCGCTCGAGGCGGCCTACGTCGCCCGGCCGGTGACCTACCTGCTCGGCGGCCTGGACACCGACCCGGACCACCCGGCCCTCGACAAGAGCTGCATGGCCGAGGCGCAGGGGCCGTTCCGGCTCGCCCGCGGCGAGTTCTACCGGGCGGCCCTGAAGGCGCGCCATCCCGACCTGCGGCAACCCCTCCACGTGGTGCCGGGCGTCGGCCATAGCGGTCGGCGGATGCTCGGCTCGGCCTGCGGCCTCTCGGCCCTGTTCGATATGCCGGGCTGCGGCAACGAGGCTGGCCCGGTTCGTGCCAGCCGGAGCGGCACACACACGAGGTAATCCAGCAGAATGACCGCACTCCCCAAGGTCGCCTTCATCGGGACCGGCGGCACCCTCTCGTCGGTGGGCCGCGATACCCTCGACATCCTCGACTACACCGCCACCGGCCGACGCCTGGAGGCGGAGGAGATTCTTGGCCGGGTGCCGGAGGCCGCCACCGTCGCCGAGGTGGTGCCGGTGCGCTTCCGGGCGGTGACGAGCCCCGGGATCGGCTTCTCGGACTGGCGCGAGCTGGTCCTGATCTGCGAGCGCCTGGTGGCGGAGCATCCGGACCTCGCCGGCATCGTGATCGGGCACGGCACCGCCACCCTGGAGGAGACCGCCTACGCGCTGAGCCTCACCCTCACGGTCGCGGTGCCGGTGGTGGTGGTGGGCTCGCAGCGGCCGATCAGCGCCCTGTCGAGCGATGCCCCCCTCAACCTCGTCGCCGCCCTGCGGACCGCTGCCGCGCCGGAATCCCGCGGGCGGGGCGTGCTGGTGGTGCTCAACGACGAGATCCAGGCCGCCCGCGAGGTGACCAAGACCTCGGTCGCTCGGCTCCAGACCTTCCGGACACCGGATTTCGGCGTGCTCGGCCAGGTCGACGGGCCGCATGTGCGCTACTACCGCAGGTCCGAGCGCCGTCATGCCCCCGGGACGCCGTTCGACATCCGGGGCCTCGACGCCCTGCCGCGGGTCGATATCTCCTATGCTTACGCCGATGCCGACGGCACGGCGGTGCGGGCCTTCGCGCATGCCGGCGCACGGGGCATCGTCTCGGCCGGGCTCGCTCCCGGCATGACCCCGCCGGCGGAGGCCGAGGCCCTGAGGGAGGCGGTCGCCGCCGGCCTCGCCGTGGTGCAATCGACCCGCGCCGGCAGCGGCGTGGTGCCGGACACCGAGCGGCTGGCCGAACTCGGCATCCTCAGCGCCGACAACCTGACGCCGCAGAAGGCCCGCATCCTCCTGGCGCTGGCCCTCACGACGACGCGCGACCCTGCGACGCTGCGGGAGATCTTCGCGACCTATTGAGGCGCCGGCGCCCAGGCGCGACGGCCTATCCCGTCCGGCGATTGCCAGGCGAGCCGACGCTGCTCTAGGGTCTCGACGCTAGGCCCGACGACTGCCCCCGCGGGTCGGGCCGGCGGCAGGTCGGGCCGGCGCAGTCTGAACATCTCCGTCAGCGCCCGACCTGCACGACGGGGGAGAACGACCCCCGGGGAGACGATGTCCGATGGTGCGCCTGAACGAGATCCGGGCCGGCGAGGTCGCGGTCGCGCCTCCCGCCGCGCTGGATGCCGGCCTCGTCTTCATCGGCCGCATCCGCACCCCCTGGACCGACCGCCTCGTCTGCCCGCGCCAGGGCCGGCCCGACGGGCCTCTCTGCCGGATCGAGGTCTATCCCCCCTGGCGCGAGGCCCTCGACGGCGTCGCCCTCTACGAGCGCCTGGAGGTGCTGTACTGGCTCGACCGGTCGCGGCGCGACCTCGTGCGCCAGAGCCCGGCCGGCGACGGCACGACGCGGGGCACCTTCTCGCTGCGCTCGCCCGTGCGGCCGAACCCGATCGGCACCAGCATCGTCCGGCTGATCGGGGTCGAGGACGGAAACCTGCACGTGCGCGGGCTCGACTGCCTCGACGGCACGCCGCTCCTCGACCTCAAGCCCGACCGCACCCTGTTCACTCCCCTGGCGCCGCCGCAGGCGGGGGATGCGCAGACCGGTGCCGCGTGAGGATCGTCACCGCGCTCCTCCTCGTCCTGATTGTGGTCGCATCGTCGGCACGGGCCGATGCCGTGCAGGCCGGCGAGGCAACGCCCCTGCCGATGCAGGAGGTCGCGCCGGGCGTCTTCGTCTATGCGGCGCCCTACGCACTCGCCGGGCGCGGCAATGACGGGGCCATCGCCAATGTCGGCTTCGTGATCGGGCGCGACGCCGTGGCGGTGATCGATACCGGCGGCAGCCTGCGGGCGGGGGAGCGCCTGCGCGCGGCGCTGCGGCAGCGCACGGCCCTGCCGGTGCGCTACGTGATCAACACCCACGTCCATCCCGACCACGTGCTGGGCAACGCCGCCTTCGCCACGGACGGCACGACCTTCGTCGGCCACCGCGCCCTGCCGGAGGCCCTGGCGGCACGGGCGCAGGATTACCTGCGGGCCAATGCCGACCTCGTCGGGCCCGACTTTGCCGGCACCCGGATCGTGCCGCCGACCCTGCTGGTCTCAGGCGCCCTCGACCTCGACCTCGGCGGCCGGGCGCTCCACCTCGAAGCCTGGCCGACCTCCCACACCAACAGCGACCTGACGGTCCGCGACGGGGCCACCGAGACCTGGTTCCTCGGCGACCTGCTTTTCGTCGGCCACGTGCCGGCCCTCGACGGGCGGCTCACCGGCTGGATCGCCACCTTGCGCGCCCTGCGGGCGCGGCCCGCCGCCCGGGTGGTGCCCGGCCACGGCCCCGCCGCCGTCCCGTGGCCCGCCGCCGCCGGGCCGATCGACCGCTACCTCGCGGTCCTCGAGGCGCAGGTACGGGCGATGGTGCGGGACGGGACGCCGATCGGCGAGGCCGGCCGGGCGGCGGCGGGAGAGGCGGGCGATTGGGCTCTGTTCGACGATTTCAACGCCCGCAACGCCACGACCGCCTACCAGGAATTGGAATGGGAATAGTCGACGACTTACGGTTAGGCTCGTGCGGCGAATCGTGCTCGTTCGCCGGCCAACAAGTCCGTACACGAACCGTTGATGTTGCATGGCACCATCTCGATGCTGCCCCGCAGCATGCAACGGGATATATACCTTAGTTATGAATTTGGGAGCCGCGGGAGGCCACCCTGCGGCAGGCTGGTGTGTTGACGGCGTCCCAATTTCTCTTAGAGTTCCTTCAAGCTTCGGTTTCAACGGTGCCGCCAGGGGAAGGCGGTGTTCGGTTCGCAGACACGGCAGGCCCCGCCCGGGCACCTCTCGCGCCAGTCCCGCTGGCGGCCGGTTGTGACACGCTGCCGAGGCCAACGACATCCCCAAACGCAAACAGCAGGAAACGGCTTGATGCGCCCCCATCGGGGGCGCGCAGCGGAATGCACCTGTCGGAGGAATCCATGAGAGCGGTCCATCTTCTTGCGGTGAGCGCGGGCATCCTCGGTGCCGTCCCGGCGCTCGCGAACGACGACGTCCTGAAGCGCACGGCCAACCCGGCCGAGCAGGTCCTTCAGACCGTCGACTACGCCAACACGCGCTATTCCAAGCTCGACCAGATCAATACCGGCAACGTCAACAAGCTGCAGGTGGCCTGGACCTTCTCGACCGGCGTGCTGCGCGGTCACGAGGGCGCACCGCTGGTCGTCGGCGACGTGATGTACGTCCACACCCCGTTCCCGAACATCGTCTACGCGCTCGACCTCAACCAGGAGGGCAAGATCCTCTGGAAGTACGAGCCGAAGCAGGACCCGAACGTCATCCCGGTGATGTGCTGCGACACGGTGAACCGTGGCCTGGCCTATGCCGACGGCGCGATCTTCCTGCACCAGGCCGACACCACCATCGTGTCGCTCGACGCCAAGACCGGCAAGGTGAACTGGTCGGTCCAGAACGGCGACCCGAAGGTCGGCGAGACCAACACCGCCACCGTGATGCCGGTAAAGGACAAGCTGATCGTCGGCATCTCGGGCGCCGAGTACGGCATCCGCGGTCACATCACCGCCTACGATCTCAAGACCGGCAAGCAGGCCTGGCGCGCCTACAACGTCGGGCCCGACGCCGAGATGAAGATCGACCCGGAGAAGACCACCGAGCTCGGCAAGCCGGTCGGCAAGGACTCGTCGATCAAGACCTGGGAAGGCGACCAGTGGAAGACCGGCGGCGCCTCGACCTGGGGCTGGTACTCCTACGATCCAAAGCTGAACCTGGTCTATTACGGCACCGGCAACCCCTCGACCTGGAACCCGAAGCAGCGCCCGGGCGACAACAAGTGGTCGATGACGATCTTCGCCCGTGACGCCGATACCGGCATGGCGAAGTGGGTCTACCAGATGACCCCCCACGACGAGTGGGACTATGACGGCATCAACGAGATGATCCTCACGGATCAGAAGGTCGGCGACAAGGAGCGTCCGCTCCTGACCCACTTCGACCGCAACGGCTTCGGCTACACCCTCGACCGGGCCACCGGCGAGCTGCTCGTCGCCGAGAAGTACGATCCGGCGGTGAACTGGGCCACCAAGGTCGACCAGGACAAGTCCTCGAAGACCTACGGCCGTCCGCTCGTCGTCGCCAAGTACTCGACCGACCAGAACGGCGAGGACACCAACTCCAAGGGCATCTGCCCGGCGGCGCTCGGCTCGAAGGACCAGCAGCCGGCGGCCTACTCGCCCAAGACCAACCTGTTCTACGTGCCGACCAACCACGTCTGCATGGACTACGAGCCGTTCCGGGTGAGCTACACCCCGGGCCAGCCCTATGTCGGGGCGACCCTGTCGATGTACCCGGCGCCCAACAGCCACGGCGGCATGGGCAACTTCATCGCCTGGGACAACGTGGCCGGCAAGATCAAGTGGTCGGTGCCCGAGCAGTTCTCGGTGTGGTCGGGCGCGCTGGCCACCGCGGGTGACGTGGTGTTCTACGGCACGCTCGAAGGCTACCTGAAGGCGGTCGATTCCAAGACCGGCAAGGAACTCTACAAGTTCAAGACCCCGTCGGGCATCATCGGCAACGTGATGACCTACCAGCACAAGGGCAAGCAGCAGGTCGCCGTCCTCTCGGGCGTCGGCGGCTGGGCGGGCATCGGCCTCGCGGCCGGCCTCACCGACCCGAATGCCGGCCTCGGCGCGGTCGGCGGCTACGCCGCCCTGTCGAGCTACACCAACCTCGGTGGCCAGCTGACCGTCTTCACCCTGCCGAACTGATCGCGCGGGGACCGGCAGGAGGCCGCTTCGGCCTCCTTGCCTCAGACCTAAGTCCGGGCCGGCGCGGGTATCCGCGCCGGCCTCCTTATGATTAGATTATCATCAGGGTTGCGGAACGCCGATTTGGCGGCAGCTCAATGATATCAGGGAGAAGCGTCCTTTGCGTCACCTCAGCAAAGTTGTCCTGCGGCCGCTCGCGGCCGGCCTCGCCCTAGCAACCGTCGCGATGGTTGCCGTACATGCTGAGGATGCCAAGAAGTCCGATGCCAAGCCGGATCCGGCGCTGGCCAACCAACTCAACCCCAACGACAAGACCGCCGAGCCCGACGAGAAGCTGCTCGCCAAGGATGCCGCCGTGAAGGTGGAGGACGGCAAGTACTTCGACGCCGCCGGCGCCCCGACCTTCCACGTCACCGACAACGGCAAGAAGGTCGACTGGTACGCCTATTCGGGGTACCGCCGCTATCACGCCGAGTGCCACGTCTGCCACGGCCCGGACGGCATGGGCTCGACCTACGCTCCGGCGCTCAAGGACTCGCTGAAGTCCCTCTCCTACGAGGAATTCGTCGGCATCGTCGTCGGCGGCAAGCAGGACGTGAACGCCTCGACCCAGAAGGTCATGCCGGCCTTCGGCGACAACAAGAACGTCACCTGCTACATGGACGACATCTACGTCTACCTGAAGGCGCGGGCCGCCGGCGCGATGGGCCGGATCCGGCCGGGCGAGAAGGAAGACAAGCCGGAAGCGGCGCGCAAGCAGGAGAAGGAGTGCCTGGGCGGCTGATGACGCGGGCACCTCTCACGGCACTCGTCCTGGCGGCCGGCCTCGCGCTGGCCGCCCCGGCGCGGGCGCAGAACCTGCCGGATCTCGTCACGACCGATACCCTGCGGGTCTGCGCCGATCCCGGCAACATGCCGTTCTCGGAGCGCAAGGGTGACGGGTTCGAGAACCGCATCGCGGCGATCATCGCCGACGAGCTGAAAGTGAAGCTGCGCTATTACTGGCTCACGCAGGGGCCGGGCTTCGTGCGCAACACCCTCGGCACCGGCCTGTGCGACGTCATCGTCGGCTCGGCCTTCGGCAACGAGCTGGTGCAGAGCACCAACCCCTATTACCGCTCGCTTTACGTCCTGGTGTCGCGCCACGGCACATTCGAGGGACTGACCGGGCTCGACGATCCGCGCCTCAAGGCCAAGGCGATCGGCGTGATCGTCGGCACGCCCCCGGTCGAGCGGATGGGGGCCGTCGGCCTGGTGCCGACGATGAAGCCTTATTCGCCGTATCAGTTCGACCCGGCGCGCAAGTACCAGACCGTCTCGGCCGAGATCGTCGCCGACGTCGCCTCGGGCAAGCTCGACGCCGCGGTGTTGTGGGGGCCCGCCGCCGGCTGGCTCGCCAAGGAAGCCGGCAAGCAGGCCGGCGGCCTCGACCTGGTGCCGCTGCTGCGCGAGCCCGACCGGCCGCCGTTGACCTACCGCATCGCCATGGGCGTGCGGCACGGCGAGAACGAGTGGAAGCGGATCCTCAACACCGCTTTGCGCAAACGCCGGGCCGAGATCGAGGCGGTGTTGCGCGACTACGCCGTGCCGCTCCTCGACGAGGAGGAGAACCGGCTGCTGCCGGCGGAACCGAAACCGTGAGGCGGCCACTCGCGGTCCTTGCTCTGATGCTCTCGGCCCTGGTGCCGGCCGCGACCGTCCGCCGCGCGGCCGCCGCGCCGCCCGAGCCCGACGGGTACCGCCAGGAAGACTTTCGGAGTCCGACGCCCGCGACCCTGCGCGGCGCCCAGACGGTCACGACGCCGGAGGCCGAGCGGCTGTGGC
This sequence is a window from Methylobacterium sp. SyP6R. Protein-coding genes within it:
- a CDS encoding acyl-homoserine-lactone synthase, giving the protein MISIVTAANIRSFASEMEQAYRLRHQVFVTEMGWKDIERPDGREIDQFDDQHAVHMLATDRGEVLGYQRMLPTTRPYLLTEVLPQLCDGPAPRGPHIWEWTRYCVKQGHRDRGRMLSPIGSALLTGIVEWGLASGVDQIVIEMNPLWLLRLVQLHFRVTPLGIPQIVGTQETVAVTAAFDERTLERLRTVRGSEAPVIRDDVLTDRRLFG
- a CDS encoding helix-turn-helix transcriptional regulator, translated to MRAGNGKSSGDNIFFDDLATKRAIGRKIRAFRLDRGIYRLKLGDLVGVSDHQIMKYELGQDHISAGLLWKICSILRCPIDSIFIPTEIGRVGLEAAQDDAPLPDEQAILAAFRRITPPEVRMRVARLILSLAAQGAEAERDGPEG
- a CDS encoding LuxR family transcriptional regulator, with product MTNFTQISFDLLSAIKQSSDADQVCAILEHASHIFGYETFVVAGAPLKSQDNLQDRLTLGRLPARWSERYGECGYIHHDPVVAHARRMNGLFRWSDAPVGRDERLARTIMGEASEIGLRDGYCIPIQDLTCTRIVSFGGAHLDLPDQALSGLHMLAIYADLAVRDLAVRVPAATRQRALAPGSPRCSPREIECIKWAAAGKTGWETSEILSLSHRTVESYLNTAAQKLGATNRAHLVAQALRHGIID
- a CDS encoding helix-turn-helix transcriptional regulator; the encoded protein is MTRRTLDTTLAFLRALDRAASPQDVGTLLRQELSEYGVEHMLAGMIPSPGASAGRQYGHVLLDGMPPAWIKRYAAKGYIYRDATVRRLCFDQEPFTWSSAVERYADDPMAVRIMHEAADHGARAGLTIPLLTLDASLAACSVSGRHFDVPPDKVGTVQLIATYAAARLMLLRGSESVEVRLTDREREVLQWAADGKTAWETGEILAVSSKTVEHHLSTSRQKLRALNGVQAVANALRQGLIH
- a CDS encoding acyl-homoserine-lactone synthase, whose product is MIHAVDAANIHQYRCEMEAVWRLRHQVFVEEMGWRYLDRPDGREIDQFDTPAAVHLLAIDDGQVIGYSRLVPTIGPHLLSEVFPHVCEEIPRGPHVWEWTRQAVAPSHRARGTSRLVTMRLLAGIVEWGMANGVSSVTTLMPMSYLGPFLDAHFRVVPLGLPTEIDGKRTLAGQAHFDARTIRRLGEMRGDPTPVLVHRPAPALVA
- a CDS encoding alpha/beta hydrolase, whose amino-acid sequence is MMPSFRIRQLLIAVPLLLAASVGRPEAADGAGRHHRPVAVLADRSLAVAPGARLPLFASADLEGRHPEVTRAVIVLHGRLRDAATYFETGLSAREAAGPAGEGTLIVAPQFLSRTDWEAYDLPQDVLRWTREGWEGGDDALGPNLPGSHLPGSKPLSSFDALDAILARLGDRTRFPNLSRIVVAGHSGGGQVAQRYAVLSRAGDALARQGVRVSYIVANPSSYAYFTPERPGPTAGCPGYDRWKYGVQDLPRYAAGADPGALEAAYVARPVTYLLGGLDTDPDHPALDKSCMAEAQGPFRLARGEFYRAALKARHPDLRQPLHVVPGVGHSGRRMLGSACGLSALFDMPGCGNEAGPVRASRSGTHTR
- a CDS encoding asparaginase, translated to MTALPKVAFIGTGGTLSSVGRDTLDILDYTATGRRLEAEEILGRVPEAATVAEVVPVRFRAVTSPGIGFSDWRELVLICERLVAEHPDLAGIVIGHGTATLEETAYALSLTLTVAVPVVVVGSQRPISALSSDAPLNLVAALRTAAAPESRGRGVLVVLNDEIQAAREVTKTSVARLQTFRTPDFGVLGQVDGPHVRYYRRSERRHAPGTPFDIRGLDALPRVDISYAYADADGTAVRAFAHAGARGIVSAGLAPGMTPPAEAEALREAVAAGLAVVQSTRAGSGVVPDTERLAELGILSADNLTPQKARILLALALTTTRDPATLREIFATY
- the tsaA gene encoding tRNA (N6-threonylcarbamoyladenosine(37)-N6)-methyltransferase TrmO, translated to MVRLNEIRAGEVAVAPPAALDAGLVFIGRIRTPWTDRLVCPRQGRPDGPLCRIEVYPPWREALDGVALYERLEVLYWLDRSRRDLVRQSPAGDGTTRGTFSLRSPVRPNPIGTSIVRLIGVEDGNLHVRGLDCLDGTPLLDLKPDRTLFTPLAPPQAGDAQTGAA